A genomic stretch from Kribbella amoyensis includes:
- a CDS encoding metallophosphoesterase family protein translates to MARRLLTRSRLRKAAPWAGLVLLWLVVSATVGLFGFVNDSERVTIGAHAAEVSPTFDGHATLDLGAVLPRLRLPTDLPLDLGVDLDVQETDANNLTDLLTRDALIASQPEGEIARIRQVVQDMAVDNAVAGAGSGLLVAVVVTTVWAMLGPRRRRELWVLVHSHERRVRHRAIVLLVAFLITIASVIGPGQMRAAEAPPTQWRPLADLLPELTFDARLQSVEVASGFSTTGGVGIIRTAVETYERSTDFYGRLRDQVSRVGGRIRAAGDDETVALLVSDRHDNIGMDPFAAEVAKTAGAKVLIDAGDDSSSGQSWEVFSINSLAQHFKDLKVVAVAGNHDAGGNIEDAMRKNKFTVLDSKPVEVEGIRFLGDSDPTRTGLGSADSPGEETIADQSERLADVACDQPEDKPISTMVVHDPSSFAETAARGCATLLVSGHLHRRVGPDTKVVDGKPVTTFTNGTTGGAAYAFALGYTLRRPGEVTLVTYRQGLPIGLQTVTAELTGEVTVGAYKPLPG, encoded by the coding sequence GTGGCTAGACGGTTACTGACCCGGTCCCGGCTCCGCAAGGCGGCGCCGTGGGCCGGGTTGGTGCTGTTGTGGCTGGTCGTCTCGGCGACCGTCGGGCTGTTCGGGTTCGTGAACGACTCCGAGCGGGTGACGATCGGCGCTCACGCCGCCGAGGTGTCGCCGACCTTCGACGGGCATGCGACGCTCGACCTCGGCGCCGTCCTGCCCCGGCTGCGGCTGCCGACCGATCTGCCGCTCGACCTGGGCGTCGACCTCGACGTCCAGGAGACCGACGCGAACAACCTCACCGACCTGCTCACCCGGGACGCGCTGATCGCGTCCCAGCCCGAAGGTGAGATCGCCCGGATCCGCCAGGTGGTCCAGGACATGGCGGTCGACAACGCGGTCGCCGGGGCCGGGTCCGGCCTGCTGGTCGCGGTGGTGGTGACCACCGTCTGGGCGATGCTCGGCCCGCGCCGCCGCCGCGAGCTGTGGGTCCTGGTGCACTCGCACGAACGCCGGGTCCGGCATCGCGCGATCGTGCTGCTGGTCGCGTTCCTGATCACGATCGCCTCGGTGATCGGGCCGGGCCAGATGCGGGCCGCCGAGGCGCCGCCGACCCAGTGGCGCCCGCTCGCCGACCTGCTGCCCGAGCTGACCTTCGACGCGCGGTTGCAGTCCGTCGAGGTGGCCTCCGGGTTCTCGACGACGGGCGGCGTCGGCATCATCCGGACCGCGGTGGAGACCTACGAGCGGTCCACGGACTTCTACGGGCGGCTGCGCGACCAGGTCAGCCGGGTCGGCGGCCGGATCCGGGCCGCCGGTGACGACGAGACGGTCGCGCTGCTGGTGTCCGACCGGCACGACAACATCGGGATGGACCCGTTCGCCGCCGAGGTGGCCAAGACGGCCGGCGCGAAGGTCCTGATCGACGCCGGTGACGATTCCTCGTCCGGGCAGTCCTGGGAGGTGTTCAGCATCAACTCGCTGGCCCAGCACTTCAAGGACCTCAAGGTGGTCGCGGTCGCGGGCAACCACGACGCCGGCGGCAACATCGAGGACGCGATGCGGAAGAACAAGTTCACCGTGCTGGACAGCAAACCGGTCGAGGTGGAGGGGATCCGGTTCCTCGGCGACAGCGACCCGACCCGGACCGGTCTCGGCAGCGCCGACAGCCCGGGGGAGGAGACGATCGCGGACCAGTCCGAGCGACTCGCCGACGTGGCCTGCGACCAGCCCGAGGACAAGCCGATCTCGACGATGGTGGTGCACGACCCGTCGTCGTTCGCGGAGACCGCCGCCCGAGGGTGCGCGACGCTGCTGGTCTCGGGTCACCTGCACCGCCGGGTCGGACCGGACACCAAGGTCGTCGACGGCAAGCCGGTGACCACCTTCACGAACGGGACCACGGGCGGCGCGGCGTACGCGTTCGCCCTCGGGTACACCCTGCGCCGCCCGGGCGAGGTCACGCTGGTCACGTACCGGCAGGGGTTGCCGATCGGTCTCCAGACGGTGACCGCGGAACTGACCGGCGAGGTCACCGTCGGGGCCTACAAACCCTTGCCGGGCTGA
- the pyk gene encoding pyruvate kinase: protein MRRAKIVCTLGPATAAPERILELVQAGMDVARLNLSHGAHAEHERIYQRIRTAAAETGKNVGILVDLQGPKIRLAEFAEGKVTLTYGERFTITTREVPGDVTICGTTYDGLPGDVKPGDQLLIDDGRIALVAEEVTETDVICRVTVGGPVSNHKGINLPGVAVSVPAMSEKDAEDLRWALHLPADMIALSFVRDASDIQLVHKIMDEEGLRVPVIAKIEKPQAVANLDEIIEAFDGFMVARGDLGVELPLEEVPLVQKLIIDQARLNAKPVIVATQMLESMISAPRPTRAEASDVANAVLDGADAVMLSGETSVGRFPIETVKTMSRIVESTEDHGLGRVQEIEWEPRTKGGVIAKAAAEVADRMDAKYLVAFTQSGDTALRLARYRTEIPVLAFTPVPSVSSWLSVVWGIETHIVPTVDHTDEMVRQVDQRLLELGKLQKGDLVVIVAGSPPSIPGSTNALRIHRMGDAIEGIAPGYRS, encoded by the coding sequence GTGCGTCGCGCAAAGATCGTTTGTACGCTCGGCCCGGCTACGGCCGCCCCGGAGCGCATCCTGGAACTCGTCCAAGCGGGCATGGACGTCGCCCGGCTCAACCTGAGCCACGGCGCCCACGCCGAGCATGAGCGGATCTACCAACGGATCCGCACGGCCGCGGCCGAGACCGGCAAGAACGTCGGCATCCTGGTCGACCTGCAGGGCCCGAAGATCCGGCTGGCGGAGTTCGCCGAAGGCAAGGTCACCCTGACCTACGGCGAGCGCTTCACCATCACCACCCGCGAGGTCCCCGGCGACGTCACCATCTGCGGGACGACGTACGACGGGCTGCCCGGCGACGTGAAGCCCGGCGACCAGCTGCTCATCGACGACGGCCGGATCGCGCTGGTCGCCGAGGAGGTCACCGAGACCGACGTGATCTGCCGGGTCACCGTCGGCGGGCCGGTGTCGAACCACAAGGGCATCAACCTGCCCGGCGTCGCGGTCAGCGTGCCCGCGATGTCGGAGAAGGACGCCGAGGACCTGCGCTGGGCGCTGCACCTGCCGGCCGACATGATCGCGCTGTCGTTCGTCCGGGACGCCAGCGACATCCAGCTGGTGCACAAGATCATGGACGAGGAGGGCCTGCGGGTCCCGGTGATCGCCAAGATCGAGAAGCCGCAGGCGGTCGCGAACCTGGACGAGATCATCGAGGCCTTCGACGGCTTCATGGTCGCCCGCGGTGACCTCGGCGTGGAACTCCCGCTCGAGGAGGTCCCGCTGGTGCAGAAGCTGATCATCGACCAGGCCCGGCTGAACGCGAAGCCGGTGATCGTCGCCACCCAGATGCTGGAGTCGATGATCTCCGCCCCGCGGCCGACCCGGGCCGAGGCGTCCGACGTCGCGAACGCGGTGCTCGACGGCGCCGACGCGGTGATGCTGTCCGGTGAGACCAGCGTCGGCCGGTTCCCGATCGAGACGGTCAAGACGATGTCCCGGATCGTGGAGTCGACCGAGGACCACGGTCTCGGCCGGGTCCAGGAGATCGAGTGGGAGCCGCGCACCAAGGGCGGCGTGATCGCGAAGGCGGCCGCCGAGGTGGCCGACCGGATGGACGCGAAGTACCTGGTCGCCTTCACCCAGTCCGGCGACACCGCGCTCCGGCTGGCCCGGTACCGCACCGAGATCCCGGTGCTCGCGTTCACCCCGGTCCCGTCGGTCAGTTCCTGGCTGAGCGTGGTCTGGGGCATCGAGACCCACATCGTCCCCACCGTCGACCACACCGACGAGATGGTCCGCCAGGTCGACCAGCGCCTGCTCGAACTCGGCAAGCTCCAGAAGGGCGACCTCGTCGTCATCGTCGCCGGCAGCCCGCCCAGCATCCCGGGCAGCACCAACGCCCTCCGCATCCACCGCATGGGCGACGCCATCGAAGGCATCGCCCCGGGCTACCGCAGCTGA
- a CDS encoding transcriptional regulator: MYEESRRSAALAALRSGESLSSVSRRLGPSRATLRAWREEAPRDADPTACPRCTGRGLDSASYAHLIGLYLGDGCLSKLAKGVYSLRIACDTAYPRLISEATESIVAVHPTRPVHLTRAAGCTQVTSYWKHWPCLFPQHGAGPKHLRLIELADWQREIVAGSPERFVRGLFDSDGCRVLNWTGRQVAGQTKRYEYPRYLFSNSSGDIMRCCQWALDLLEIPWRMPRPTLLSVARREAVAALDRFVGPKT; the protein is encoded by the coding sequence GTGTACGAAGAGTCCCGACGGTCGGCTGCCCTGGCGGCGCTGCGCTCGGGTGAGAGTCTCAGCTCGGTCAGTCGCCGGCTCGGGCCGAGCCGGGCGACGCTGCGGGCCTGGCGGGAGGAGGCTCCACGTGACGCCGATCCGACCGCCTGCCCACGCTGTACCGGGCGAGGTCTGGACTCGGCGTCCTACGCGCACCTGATCGGGCTGTACCTGGGTGATGGCTGCTTGTCGAAGCTGGCGAAAGGTGTGTACTCCCTCCGCATCGCCTGCGACACCGCGTACCCCCGTCTGATCAGCGAGGCCACCGAGTCAATTGTTGCCGTCCACCCCACGCGCCCGGTACACCTCACCCGCGCCGCCGGGTGCACGCAAGTGACCTCGTACTGGAAGCACTGGCCGTGTCTGTTCCCTCAGCACGGCGCCGGGCCGAAGCATCTGCGGCTGATCGAATTGGCGGACTGGCAGCGGGAGATCGTTGCCGGGAGCCCCGAACGGTTCGTGCGTGGGCTGTTCGACTCGGACGGCTGCCGCGTTCTGAACTGGACCGGGCGGCAGGTCGCCGGACAGACCAAGCGCTACGAGTACCCGCGGTACCTGTTCTCGAACTCCTCCGGCGACATCATGCGCTGCTGCCAGTGGGCGCTGGATCTGCTGGAGATTCCTTGGCGGATGCCGCGGCCGACGCTGCTGTCGGTCGCGCGGCGGGAGGCGGTCGCCGCGCTGGACCGATTCGTCGGGCCGAAGACCTGA
- a CDS encoding ANTAR domain-containing response regulator, whose amino-acid sequence MWAVTAKRVVIAEDEALIRMDLAEMLAEEGYDVVGQAGDGEEAIRLASELRPDLVILDVKMPKLDGLSAAEKIAGERIAPVLMLTAFSQRELVERARDAGAMAYLVKPFSKTDLLPAIEIAASRYVELAELEREVADLAERLETRKLVDRAKSILQTKFGLSEPDSFRWIQKTAMDKRVSMRQVAELVVDEAGGSD is encoded by the coding sequence GTGTGGGCTGTGACTGCTAAGCGTGTGGTGATCGCCGAGGACGAGGCGTTGATCCGGATGGATCTGGCCGAGATGCTGGCTGAGGAGGGGTACGACGTCGTCGGGCAGGCCGGCGACGGGGAGGAGGCCATTCGGCTGGCTTCGGAGTTGCGGCCGGATCTGGTGATCCTGGACGTGAAGATGCCGAAGCTGGACGGGTTGTCCGCGGCCGAGAAGATCGCCGGTGAGCGGATCGCTCCGGTGCTGATGCTGACCGCGTTCTCGCAGCGGGAGCTGGTCGAGCGGGCCCGGGACGCGGGCGCGATGGCGTACCTGGTGAAACCGTTCTCCAAGACGGATCTGCTGCCCGCGATCGAGATCGCCGCCAGCCGGTACGTCGAGCTGGCCGAGCTGGAGCGCGAGGTCGCCGACCTGGCCGAGCGGCTGGAGACCCGCAAGCTGGTCGACCGGGCCAAGTCGATCCTGCAGACGAAGTTCGGCCTGTCCGAGCCGGACTCGTTCCGGTGGATCCAGAAAACCGCTATGGACAAGCGAGTTTCGA